TTCGAGTCAACATACGGTCCGTTGAATTATTCAAATTCACCACTCCTTGTGTGTATCGGCGGATTGCCAACTGGTCAAACATACGGTGCCACTGGTCGAACCAGCGGCTGATCCACTCTTTTGTTGTATTCATCATACCGCAAATCAGCTTTGGGGTAAAGCGGATCGGAATGAATTTACAATTACTTAACGTTTTTAACAATCGATGGATTCGACTTTCCTTCTGGTGTAACAGGGCGTATACTGTAGAGTGGAAAAGGTCAGACAACATCAGGAAACCAGTGAAAGCAGGGAAGTGCAATGAGTGAAAAGCGTATGTTTTTGAATATGAAACTGTTCTATTTTTTCGCCTATTTCGGGTTTGGCGGGCTGTTCCCGCTGCTCAGCGTGTATTTGCAGGAGGATGTCGGTCTGAGAGGCTCGCAAATTGGTGTCATCACTTCGATCGGTCCGATTGTGATGATCATGATCCAGCCGGTCTGGGGGATGCTCAGTGATGTGACGAAGAAACCGAGACTCCTGCTAACGTTTTCGGTGATCGGTGCAGGACTTGTCGGATTCAGCTATCTCTTTGTGGAGGAGTATGCGGTTCTCGTGGCGGTGGCTGCAGGGGTTGCAGTGTTTCAAAGTGCGATGATTCCACTTTCCGACAGCATGGCCATGAGCTATGTCCGTCAAAACGGCGGCGATTACGGGTCGATCCGGATGTGGGGCGCAGCGGGCTTTGCCGTGTCGGTCTGGCTGATGGGGACACTGTCAGATCTCTATGGGATGCAGGTCATCTTTTACGGCTTCTTTATTGTATTACTGATCAGCGCCTATTTTGCCGCAGGCATGCCGAAAGAAACGGAGACGACGAAAGTGGATTTGAAGAATGGCTTGAAGAAACTGTCCACCATTCCGGAATTCATGATCTTTCTGGTTGTGACGTTTCTGGTTTTCGGACCAATTATGGCGAATAACTTTTATTTTGGGCTGTTGATTCAATTTGCAGGCGGGACGCTCGCAGGCGTGGGCCTGGCCTTCCTGCTTGCTGCAGGGAGTGAAATTCCGTTTATGCGGATGGCAGGAAGCTGGATCAGCCGGATCGGTATTTTGGGCGTTCTCCTCATTGCTGCAGCCGCATCAGCTGTCCGCTGGATCTACTATGGAACCGGACCGTCTCATGAATGGATTTATGTGACGACCATTATTCAGGGACTCAGTATCGGACTGTTTGTTCCTGCGGCTCTCCAGTATGTCAGTGACCTTGCACCGGCAGAAGTCAAAGTGACGGCGGTTGCTATTTATTCCGCGATGGGGAACGGTGTCGGAGCCTGGTTTTTCAGTATCAGCGCGGGGATGATCATGGAATGGTCATCGATTGTTACCGTCTATGTCTTCTATGGCGCCATGTCCGCTCTGGGTGCACTATTGACACTGTGGATGATCGTCCGTCAGAAGAAATACGGAAAACCTGTCTTGCAGCACGAGGGGCCTGAAATCATCGGGTAAATGATCCCTGCAGAAAAAAACATCCGGTTTGCCCGTTCGTTCGGGCAGCCGGATGTTGTCGTTTTACTGCTTATCAAATTCAAACAAATCGGTGGATAAATACCGCTCGCCGGTATCGCAGGCAATGGCAACGACGGCCTGATCGGGAGAGAGTCGTTTTGCGACCTGCAGGGCTGCATAGCAGGCGGCACCGGAGGAAGGCCCGACAAGGACCCCTTCTTCACGGGCGAGACGGTGTGTGGTCTCATAGGCGTCTTCGTCGGAGATACAGAAAATCTCGTCGTAGACGTCCTGATTTAAGATTGGAGGGACGAAGCCGGGACTTGTGCCCACGAGTTTATGCGGCCCCGGTTTGCCTCCGGATAGAACGGGAGAACCTTTTGGTTCGACGACATGAACGGTGAGATCCTCGTACCGCTTTTTCAGTTCTTCACCTGTACCTGTAACAGTACCGCCGGTTCCTGATGCGGCAACGAAGGCGGAGAGGTCTTTACCGATGCTGTCCATGCATTCGATGATTTCCCGGGCTGTTGTATCCCGGTGTACATCGGGATTGGCACTGTTTTCAAACTGCATCGGCATAAAACTGCCCGGAGTTTCTTTGATGATTTCGTGGGCGCGTTCGATGGCGCCTGGCATTTTTTTATCGCCCGGAGTCAATTCGACTTTGGCACCATAGGCTTTCAGCAGATTGATGCGCTCTTGACTCATCGTATCGGGCATGACGAGGATCGCTTTGTAGCCTTTGGCAGCGGCGGCCATCGCGAGACCGATTCCTGTATTGCCGGAGGTGGGTTCGACGATGATGGAGTCCGGGTTCAGGTGCCCCTGCCTTTCCGCTTCGGTAATCATGTTGGAGGCTGCGCGGTCTTTGACACTGCCGCTTGGATTCATAAATTCGAGTTTCAGATAGACATCTGCACTGTCCTCCTCTGTCAGTTGGTTTAATTTCAATAGCGGTGTATCGCCAATCAGTTCTGCAATGTTCATTACGACTTTCATTTTCGTCACCCTTTCAGTATAATATTGGTATCCGGAATGTTTAATCCCGATTTTTCGTGTCGGATTAGCATCAGTTTATCACAAACCTGAGTTGAAAAGAAAGGTGATGCCTGTGAATCCGCATCTGTTTATCGGATTGCCCGTCAATGAGGCGTTAAAGGCATGCGCCCTCAAGTGGCAGCGAAACTTGAATGGCCATCAGCATTATAAGCGGTTGATGCATCCCGATGATCTGCATCTGACACTGGCTTTTTTGGGGGCAACACCGGATACGGACGCGGCGCTTCTCTGGGAGGATTTCAAACAGCATGTGCGCGGATTTCAGCCCTTTACGCTCTGTTTTGACCGTATAGACGGTTTTGGTCATCCGGATCATCCGAGGGTACTGTATCTGTCTCCAAAGCCCTCAGAGAGCCTGACGAAAATCAAACATCTGACAGACGCCCATATACAAGCCGCCGGGCTGCACGTATCGTACAAACCCTTTCACCCGCATGTTACACTGATGAAGAAGTGGCAGGGCAATGAAACGGTTTTTGACAAGGGGTATTCACTGCCTGTTTTCTTGGAAGAGCCTGTACAGGTTGGTATGGATCAGATCTGTTTATACCGGATTCATCCTGGCAAGACCCCGTCCTATGAGGTGACGGGAATAATCAGTGGAAGCAGGTGAACCTGTGGCACAATTAATTAAACTGTCTGAATATGTCTCACGATATGAAATTGATATATACCGTTACCCGAGCCGTTATGTCCGATTAAAAAAAGAACGCTGGCAACGCCTGAAACAGGACTGGGAGGCCAGACAAAAGCGTCAGCGCCTCATGCAGCCATGGATCAGGAGAGATCCTGATGATCCGTCGAAGCTGAGGCAGGCTGTAAGCAAATGGCGGAAACTGTTCTCCTCGGATGCGGCGGATGATTTTGACTGGGAGCTTGAAGATCAGTCCGAAGAGAAAACATTTGAAGAACTGAAAGACAAGTTCAGAGATGAATTGTTCCGATTTCAGATCAGCTGGGCAAGCTCGACGGTTTCGGAGATTTCTCAGGTAAAAAAAAGTTATTATTACGACGGATTCTTGCGTTTTCTCACCCAGGAACTTCCGGATACGGTGTTTGTGATGTATCATCCCGTCTGTTATTTAAAGAAAGCACCGGTGGATATGGATGTCTTGTTGATTACCCCTTCAGAAATCTGGATCATCCGGCATTTGCGCGGGTCTGATCAGACGATCTTCAACCGTGAATCAGACCGGCACTGGGTACAGACGAAACAGGACAGAAAAGAACGGTTTATGAATCCCTATGTTGATCTTCGGCGTATGAAGCAGGTACTGGATTATCTGCTTGAAGGAAGTGATACGGTTATGCCGGTCAGACAGGCTGTTCTGTCGATGGAAGGATTTATCGATGTGTCCAAGCTCAGTACGAAAACCTTTCTTTATGATCGCCGGACGATCCATGAGTTCAAAGAAAAATTGCTACGCAGCTCCGCTCCGATTAAATCACATCAGTTAAAGATCGCGGATAAACTGCTTGCTAACAGTATGACCATTTCGAGTATTCGGGATAATATGGAACTTGAGGAAGAACCCCTTGATTCGAATCCTGAAAACCGCTATGATTAACCTTGTGTGATTTTCAGTGAGGATAGGGGTTTTACAGTGATGAATCGATACAGGACCGGCACTCGAACGATCATGATTCGAAGAGCCTTTGACTGGACCGGGCAAACAGGGTATGAGGCATGGACAAAAGAGCATGCTTCCATTTTCGCCCCTGTGATCGGTCTGTTAATACGGGATTTACAAGAGCTTTCTGTCATTCGCGATGGTGAAACGATCCTCTGGCAGATTGAAGCACCGATGGAAGCTGAAGAGATGAATGCAATCAATGACGAAGTCAGAGCGTTCAAATTTGAATGAGCAATCACCGCTTATGCGGTGATCGACAAAGAGGCCCTTTACCGTAATCGGTAAAGGGCCTCTTTTATACAGGTAATCGAATCTTACAGCTTCCAAATCCCGGTTGCGTACTCGCGAATGGTCCGGTCACTGGAAAACTTTCCGGAGTGAGCGATGTTTGTCGCGCTCATTCGTTGCCATTCACGTTTGTGTCTGTATGAACGTTCGATCAGTTCATGGGTTTCGAGGTAAGGAACGAAATCCTTCAACACGAAGTACGGATCGTTGTGATACAGGATGTTGTAGAAGATATCCTTAAATTCGATTTCTTCGGTTCCGAAGATACCGCCATTTAACTGATCAAGAATACGCTTGATTCGGGTATCAGAGTGATAAATCTCCTGCGCATTATATCCGCCGTTCTGGTAATAATCAAGCACCTCATCGGCAGTCAGACCAAAGATGAAGATGTTGTCATCGCCGACGAAATCACGGATCTCGATGTTGGCACCGTCAAGGGTTCCGCAGGTGATGGCCCCGTTCATCATCATTTTCATGTTTCCGGTTCCGGATGCTTCTTTCGACGCGGTGGAAATCTGTTCACTGACTTCAGCGGCAGGGATCATTTTCTCTGCAAGACTGACGTTGTAGTTCTCGAGGAAGACCACTTTGATCTTGCCTTTAATGTCCGGATCATGATTGACGACGGAAGCTACGTGATGAATCAGTTTAATGACTTCCTTCGCAAGGTGATAGCTTGGTGCTGCTTTCGCTGCGAACAGGAAGGTTCTTGGCGTCATGTCGAGTGACGGGTTATCCTTCAGCTCGTTATAAAGATAAATGATGTGGAACACGTTCATCAGCTGACGCTTGTATTCATGGAGACGTTTGATCTGGACGTCGAAAATGGAGTCCGTATCGATTTTCAGTCCCTGTGTTTCATAAACGTACTTGGCGAGCAATTCTTTGCTGTGTTTCTTGCAGACAGCCATATCATCGAGGAACGGCTTATCGTTTGTGAACCTGAGAAGTGAAATGAGTTTGTTTGGCTCATGAATCCACTGCGGTCCGATGGCTTCGGTGATCTTGTCCGACAGACAAGGATTCACTTGAAGCAACCATCTGCGGTGGGTTATGCCGTTCGTCTTGTTGTTGAATTTCTCCGGATAGAGCGAGTAGAAATTCTTCATTTCTTTCTTCTTGAGAATTTCCGTATGAATCTTGGCCACTCCGTTTACGCTGTAACTGCCGACAATGGCTAAGTGCGCCATGTGAACCTGTCCGTATGAAATAATCGCCATGTCTGCAATATGTGGACGGAGTTCCTCGTGATCATAATACAGACCCTGGCAAAACCGCTCGTTAATTTCGTGAATGATCATATAAATTCTCGGGAGCAGGCCTTTCATCATGTCTTCCGGCCACTTCTCGAGCGCTTCACTTAACGTGGTGTGGTTCGTATACGCCATCACGTGACGGGTCACTTCCCAGGCATCATCCCACGGATAACCTTCTTCATCCATCAGGACCCGCATAAGTTCAGGGACGGCAAGGGACGGGTGCGTGTCATTGATCTGAATGGTGACATAATCCTGAAGCTGTGACAGCGGTAGTCCGTGATTTTCCCGGAACTTGTTGATGATGTTTTTGATCGTTGCCGACACCAGGAAATACTGCTGTTTTAAGCGGAGTTCTTTGCCTTCAAAGGTGGAATCATCCGGATACAGAAATCCGGAAATCTGTTCGATGGAATGAACGTGTTCGAGATGATGATAGTAGCTTGGACCGGAACCGGTTCGACCGGACTGATCATTGGCAGAGATCTCTGCACTCCACAGTCTGAGGGTATTAACCACTTCGTTCTGATAACCGATCACCGGCACGTCATAGGGAACCGCGGTTACTTTATCCGTGTCGACATATTGGACTTCGAGAGATCCGTCACGGCGGGTATGTTCAATGACCCGGCCACCGAACTGCACTTCCACCGATTCTTCCGGCTTCCGTGTTTCCCACGGGTATTCATTTTTGAGCCAGTAATCCGGCAGCTCTACCTGATTGCCGTGGATAATGCGCTGTTCAAAAAGACCGTACCGGTAGCGGATGCCCGCGCCGTGGCCGGCGTAGCCCATTGAAGCAATGGAATCAAGGAAACAGGCTGCAAGTCGGCCGAGTCCGCCGTTACCGAGTGCCGCATCGTGTTCCTGACTGTACACATCCTGCGGATTATAACCGAGTTCCTGCAGGGATTCATTTGTGACATCGAGAAGCCCGCAATTCAAAAGATTGCTTTCGACGAGGCGCCCGATCAGGAATTCCATGGACAGGTAATAAACCTGCTTGTTTCGGTTTTTGACGTATTCTTTCTGCGTTTCCATCCAGTCCGGGGTGACGGAATCCTGAACGATGGAAGAAATCACTACATACAGATCGTTTTCTGTGGCATCATCGAGTGTTTTCCGGCGTTTTCGTTTTAATTTGTCTTCTATGAGCTTGATGTATTCTTCTTTTGTATACTGTTGCAACTCTTTCACTCTCCTTCTGTGTGTGAAGCGGCAAGATCTTTGTACAGTTCCGCATATTGAACGGCGGAATCTGTCCAGCTGAACTTGCTTTTGTTGACGTTTTTCAAAAGGGTTTGCCATAGCTTGTCACTGTGATAGATCTTCAATGAATACTCCATCTGCTCGAGAAGCTCGTGGGCATTGTAATTTTGAAAACTGAAGCCGTTCCCTTCGCCGGTGAATTCGTTAAACGGATGCACGGTGTCTTTCAGACCACCGGTTTCGCGGACGATGGGAACCGTTTTGTACTGGAGGGAAATCAGCTGCGACAGGCCGCAAGGTTCGAATTTGGATGGCATCAAAAAGAAATCCGCCGCCGCATAAAGCTGTCTTGCAAGGCCTTCATCAAATTTGAGGAGCGTTGCCATCTTCTCCGGGAAGTTCTGGGCAAACCATGAGAAGGATGACTCGAATTCATATTCACCGGTTCCGAGAATCACGACCTGGACATCCTGTTGGAGGAAATCATGGAGAATGTGCTCCACCAGGTGAAAGCCTTTTTGCTCCACGAAGCGGGAAATGGCGATGTACATCGGCACATCCGGTTTTACCGGGAGCCCGATCATCTCCTGGAGCTTCTTTTTATTTTCTTTCTTCTTCACTCTTGAGTGCTGATAGTTGGCATGGATATACGGATCCTTCATCGGATTGTAATCATCGGTATTGATCCCGTTGATGATGCCGCTCAGATCCCCCTGTCTGTCCCGCAACAGGGACTCAAGTCCCTCGCCATAAAAAGGCTCTTTAATCTCTTCGGCGTAGGTGGGGCTGACGGTCGTGATCTTGTCCGCATGAAAGATCCCGCTCTTCATGGCGTTCAACATGCCGTTCCACTCAAAACCGGCAAAGTGTTCTCTCGGAATGTTGAAGAGATCATCGAAGGCCTCATAATGAAGCATCCCCTGATATTTGATGTTATGAATCGTAAAGATGGTCTTCATGTTTTTGACCGGCTGCAGGATGTTGGCAAACGCGACGGCCAATCCCGCCTGCCAGTCATGGGCATGCAAAATATCCGGTACGAAATCCAGATAAGGCAGGCTTTCGATCACGGCTTTTGAATAGAAAACAAAACGTTCTCCGTCATCGTAATAGCCGTAAATGCCGTGCCTTTCAAAATAGTGGTGGTTTTCAATGAAGTAAAACGTGATGGCATCATGTTCGAGTTTGAACAGTTTCGCCCCCTGATTGCGCCAGCCGATTCTGACAGGGAAGGATGCGATCTCCTCCATTTGTTCGTGCCACTGATCCGGGATTTCCCCGTATTTAGGGAGAATCACCCTGACATTTGCGAGATTCTCTTTGACGAGGGCCTGTGGAAGAGACCCGATAACATCCGCAAGGCCCCCTGTTTTAATAAAAGGTGTACATTCTGAAGCGGTAAACAAAATGTTTTTCATGTTCGAATCCCTTCTCCTTTCAGATGTTTGCCATAAACGGTTCAGACGCGTTGGCGTTTGGCGACCACGTAGGGCTTGTCTTTTGAACCGATGAGCTGTTGTCCTGCAGATACATGCACGTCTTTGTCGAGAATGACGTTCTCAAGGTGAACGTTGTCTTCGATCACGCAGCGCTGCATGATGATGGAATTTTTGACCGTCGCCGTCGGAGAAATTTTGACCCCGCGGAACAGGACGCTGTTATCGACCGTACCCTCGATCACGCAGCCGTTTGATACCATGGATTTCGTGACAGCACTGCCGTTGACATACTTGGCAGGCGGTTCGTTACTGAGCTTGGTTTTTATTAGCTGGTTCTTGAAAAACAGCTTTTTGTAATTGTCCGGCTGCAAAAGGGACAGGTTATTCTTGTAGTAGCTTTGAATGGAGTTAATAAACATGCCGTATCCGTTAAAGCTGTAGTGCTGGATTTTCAGGTCTGGTAACTTGCCTCTGACACCGTCCAAAAAGAAATTGTCTTTATGGTAGGCGATGCAGAAATCAACGAGTTGAAGCAGCACCTCTTTTTTGATGATGTACACATTGGTGAACACTTTGGAGTTTGCAGGGTCACTCGAGAACCCTTTTACCCAGCCGTCTTCATCACTTTCAATCCGGAGAAGCTGTCGGTGCTCGTCGCCAGGTTCAGGAACATTCGTCTGAATCACCGTGACGTCGGCATCCCGCTCAAGATGATACTCATACGCCTTGAGGGCATTGACATTGGTCAGATACTGGCTGCCGGAAATGATGACGTTCTCCGCTTTTGAGCGGTGAAAGAAGTCACGGTTGTTGTGGAAATGCCGGAGATCACCGCGGGAAATATCCGTCGGGTCGTTCCAGTCCGGCGGCAGAATGAACACCCTGCCGTGACGCCTTGCAAGCTCCCAGTCGGCACCGGTTTTGATATGGTCCATTAAAGCGCGGTATTTGTGATTGGTGAAAATGGCCACTTCTTCCACGCCGGAGTTCACCATGTTGGAAAGCGTGAAGTCAATCATGCGGTAACGGCCTGCAAACGGCGTGGCGGCCCCGCAGCGGAAGTAGGTCAGTTCTTCCAGGAAATCATGTTCATTGTCTAGGTTGATCAGTCCGAGTAATGGCTCCATCTCACTTCGCCCCTTTCGCAGTGTTGAATGTTGAATAGTCATCCTGATTAATGACGACCGGTTCATCGTAGGAAGACCCATCGATGACAATGTCGTCAGGGAGCGTGGTGTTCTCCATCACAATGGCCTGCGTCACCTGGGAGTTCTTTCCGATTTTGACGGACGGATGCAGAATGGATTCTTTGACGACCGCTCCTTCATAGACATCGACTTTCTCAAACAGCACAGATTGTGTGACCGTACCATCAATCCATGATCCTGAAGTGATGAGGGAGTTCTTGATGACGGCATTTTCGCCGATATATTCCGGCGGATAGTTGGAGTCATGGGAGTATGTGCGCCATTCTTTATTATTTAAAGACAGGGAGAGATCTTCCTCGAGGAGATCCATGTTCGCTTCCCAATAACTCTTGATGGTACCAACATCTTTCCAGTACCCGTCGAAACGGTATGCATACATCGGAAGGCGGTCATTGAGCATGGCCGGGATGATATCCTTACCGAAGTCATGATCGGATTCTTCGATTTTTTCGTCATCGACGAGATACTGTCTGAGATCCGCCCAGGTAAAG
This genomic window from [Bacillus] selenitireducens MLS10 contains:
- the glgD gene encoding glucose-1-phosphate adenylyltransferase subunit GlgD; this encodes MEPLLGLINLDNEHDFLEELTYFRCGAATPFAGRYRMIDFTLSNMVNSGVEEVAIFTNHKYRALMDHIKTGADWELARRHGRVFILPPDWNDPTDISRGDLRHFHNNRDFFHRSKAENVIISGSQYLTNVNALKAYEYHLERDADVTVIQTNVPEPGDEHRQLLRIESDEDGWVKGFSSDPANSKVFTNVYIIKKEVLLQLVDFCIAYHKDNFFLDGVRGKLPDLKIQHYSFNGYGMFINSIQSYYKNNLSLLQPDNYKKLFFKNQLIKTKLSNEPPAKYVNGSAVTKSMVSNGCVIEGTVDNSVLFRGVKISPTATVKNSIIMQRCVIEDNVHLENVILDKDVHVSAGQQLIGSKDKPYVVAKRQRV
- a CDS encoding nuclease-related domain-containing protein, producing the protein MAQLIKLSEYVSRYEIDIYRYPSRYVRLKKERWQRLKQDWEARQKRQRLMQPWIRRDPDDPSKLRQAVSKWRKLFSSDAADDFDWELEDQSEEKTFEELKDKFRDELFRFQISWASSTVSEISQVKKSYYYDGFLRFLTQELPDTVFVMYHPVCYLKKAPVDMDVLLITPSEIWIIRHLRGSDQTIFNRESDRHWVQTKQDRKERFMNPYVDLRRMKQVLDYLLEGSDTVMPVRQAVLSMEGFIDVSKLSTKTFLYDRRTIHEFKEKLLRSSAPIKSHQLKIADKLLANSMTISSIRDNMELEEEPLDSNPENRYD
- a CDS encoding MFS transporter: MSEKRMFLNMKLFYFFAYFGFGGLFPLLSVYLQEDVGLRGSQIGVITSIGPIVMIMIQPVWGMLSDVTKKPRLLLTFSVIGAGLVGFSYLFVEEYAVLVAVAAGVAVFQSAMIPLSDSMAMSYVRQNGGDYGSIRMWGAAGFAVSVWLMGTLSDLYGMQVIFYGFFIVLLISAYFAAGMPKETETTKVDLKNGLKKLSTIPEFMIFLVVTFLVFGPIMANNFYFGLLIQFAGGTLAGVGLAFLLAAGSEIPFMRMAGSWISRIGILGVLLIAAAASAVRWIYYGTGPSHEWIYVTTIIQGLSIGLFVPAALQYVSDLAPAEVKVTAVAIYSAMGNGVGAWFFSISAGMIMEWSSIVTVYVFYGAMSALGALLTLWMIVRQKKYGKPVLQHEGPEIIG
- the thpR gene encoding RNA 2',3'-cyclic phosphodiesterase, with product MNPHLFIGLPVNEALKACALKWQRNLNGHQHYKRLMHPDDLHLTLAFLGATPDTDAALLWEDFKQHVRGFQPFTLCFDRIDGFGHPDHPRVLYLSPKPSESLTKIKHLTDAHIQAAGLHVSYKPFHPHVTLMKKWQGNETVFDKGYSLPVFLEEPVQVGMDQICLYRIHPGKTPSYEVTGIISGSR
- the cysK gene encoding cysteine synthase A produces the protein MKVVMNIAELIGDTPLLKLNQLTEEDSADVYLKLEFMNPSGSVKDRAASNMITEAERQGHLNPDSIIVEPTSGNTGIGLAMAAAAKGYKAILVMPDTMSQERINLLKAYGAKVELTPGDKKMPGAIERAHEIIKETPGSFMPMQFENSANPDVHRDTTAREIIECMDSIGKDLSAFVAASGTGGTVTGTGEELKKRYEDLTVHVVEPKGSPVLSGGKPGPHKLVGTSPGFVPPILNQDVYDEIFCISDEDAYETTHRLAREEGVLVGPSSGAACYAALQVAKRLSPDQAVVAIACDTGERYLSTDLFEFDKQ
- a CDS encoding glycogen/starch/alpha-glucan phosphorylase, which translates into the protein MQQYTKEEYIKLIEDKLKRKRRKTLDDATENDLYVVISSIVQDSVTPDWMETQKEYVKNRNKQVYYLSMEFLIGRLVESNLLNCGLLDVTNESLQELGYNPQDVYSQEHDAALGNGGLGRLAACFLDSIASMGYAGHGAGIRYRYGLFEQRIIHGNQVELPDYWLKNEYPWETRKPEESVEVQFGGRVIEHTRRDGSLEVQYVDTDKVTAVPYDVPVIGYQNEVVNTLRLWSAEISANDQSGRTGSGPSYYHHLEHVHSIEQISGFLYPDDSTFEGKELRLKQQYFLVSATIKNIINKFRENHGLPLSQLQDYVTIQINDTHPSLAVPELMRVLMDEEGYPWDDAWEVTRHVMAYTNHTTLSEALEKWPEDMMKGLLPRIYMIIHEINERFCQGLYYDHEELRPHIADMAIISYGQVHMAHLAIVGSYSVNGVAKIHTEILKKKEMKNFYSLYPEKFNNKTNGITHRRWLLQVNPCLSDKITEAIGPQWIHEPNKLISLLRFTNDKPFLDDMAVCKKHSKELLAKYVYETQGLKIDTDSIFDVQIKRLHEYKRQLMNVFHIIYLYNELKDNPSLDMTPRTFLFAAKAAPSYHLAKEVIKLIHHVASVVNHDPDIKGKIKVVFLENYNVSLAEKMIPAAEVSEQISTASKEASGTGNMKMMMNGAITCGTLDGANIEIRDFVGDDNIFIFGLTADEVLDYYQNGGYNAQEIYHSDTRIKRILDQLNGGIFGTEEIEFKDIFYNILYHNDPYFVLKDFVPYLETHELIERSYRHKREWQRMSATNIAHSGKFSSDRTIREYATGIWKL
- the glgA gene encoding glycogen synthase GlgA, which translates into the protein MKNILFTASECTPFIKTGGLADVIGSLPQALVKENLANVRVILPKYGEIPDQWHEQMEEIASFPVRIGWRNQGAKLFKLEHDAITFYFIENHHYFERHGIYGYYDDGERFVFYSKAVIESLPYLDFVPDILHAHDWQAGLAVAFANILQPVKNMKTIFTIHNIKYQGMLHYEAFDDLFNIPREHFAGFEWNGMLNAMKSGIFHADKITTVSPTYAEEIKEPFYGEGLESLLRDRQGDLSGIINGINTDDYNPMKDPYIHANYQHSRVKKKENKKKLQEMIGLPVKPDVPMYIAISRFVEQKGFHLVEHILHDFLQQDVQVVILGTGEYEFESSFSWFAQNFPEKMATLLKFDEGLARQLYAAADFFLMPSKFEPCGLSQLISLQYKTVPIVRETGGLKDTVHPFNEFTGEGNGFSFQNYNAHELLEQMEYSLKIYHSDKLWQTLLKNVNKSKFSWTDSAVQYAELYKDLAASHTEGE